In Blautia wexlerae DSM 19850, a single window of DNA contains:
- a CDS encoding plasmid mobilization protein has translation MSKRTRIHPVQFYLNDDEQYILEEKYRLSRMKSKSAFLRKMILYGFVYEVDYSHIRKMNTLLGNISSNLNQITHRINSSNTVYQKDLDDIKELMEKIWQLQKSMVSKQPLIKQ, from the coding sequence ATGAGCAAACGTACCAGAATTCATCCCGTACAATTTTATTTGAATGATGACGAACAATACATTTTAGAAGAAAAATATCGTCTTTCCAGGATGAAAAGCAAATCTGCCTTTCTACGGAAAATGATCTTATATGGATTTGTATATGAAGTAGACTACTCTCATATCCGAAAAATGAATACCCTGCTGGGCAATATCAGCAGCAATTTGAATCAGATCACCCATCGTATAAACAGTAGCAATACAGTTTACCAAAAGGACCTGGACGATATAAAGGAGTTAATGGAAAAAATATGGCAGTTACAAAAATCCATGGTATCAAAACAACCGTTGATAAAGCAATAG